In a genomic window of Rhinolophus ferrumequinum isolate MPI-CBG mRhiFer1 chromosome 2, mRhiFer1_v1.p, whole genome shotgun sequence:
- the LOC117038302 gene encoding 40S ribosomal protein S20 has product MAFKDTGKTPVEPEVAIHRIRITLTSRNVKSLEKVCADLIRGAKEKNLKVKGPVRMPTKTLRITTRKTPCGEGSKTWDRFQMRIHKRLIDLHSPSEIVKQITSISIEPGVEVEVTIADA; this is encoded by the coding sequence ATGGCTTTTAAAGATACCGGCAAGACACCCGTGGAACCAGAGGTGGCGATTCACCGAATTAGAATTACTCTAACCAGCCGCAACGTAAAATCCTTGGAGAAGGTGTGTGCTGACTTGATCAGAGgcgcaaaggaaaaaaatctcaaagtaaaAGGACCAGTTCGGATGCCTACCAAGACTCTGAGAATCACTACAAGAAAAACTCCTTGTGGTGAAGGTTCTAAGACTTGGGATCGCTTTCAGATGAGGATCCACAAGCGACTGATTGACTTGCACAGTCCTTCTGAGATTGTTAAGCAGATTACTTCCATCAGTATTGAGCCAGGAGTCGAGGTTGAAGTCACCATTGCAGATGCTTAA